In Vairimorpha necatrix chromosome 8, complete sequence, a single window of DNA contains:
- a CDS encoding aminocarboxypropyltransferase TSR3-like has protein sequence MTVNKIIYEFDQCDPKRCSGRKLVKMGKITSYPHKRYFNGIILSPNAVSVISPSDRPLLEKFGLGLIDCSWAQLDKVDFRKLPKRHNRLLPFVVASNPVNYGKAYKLNCVEAICCGLYICGFKEEAYEIIKDFNYGDEFFKLNGELMERYSKCTTSDEVLETGKQWIEENTRIKEN, from the coding sequence ATGACTGttaacaaaattatttacGAATTTGATCAATGTGATCCAAAAAGATGTTCTGGCAGAAAATTAGTCAAAATGGGTAAAATAACAAGTTATCCTcataaaagatattttaatgGTATTATTTTAAGTCCAAATGCAGTCTCAGTCATTTCTCCAAGTGACAGACCATTACTTGAAAAATTTGGCCTTGGATTGATAGATTGTTCATGGGCCCAATTAGACAAAGTTGATTTTCGTAAACTTCCGAAAAGACACAACAGACTCTTACCATTTGTAGTTGCTAGTAATCCTGTAAATTATGGAAAGGCTTATAAACTTAATTGTGTTGAAGCAATTTGTTGCGGGTTGTATATTTGTGGATTTAAAGAAGAAGCTTATGAAAtaattaaagattttaattatggcgatgaatttttcaaattaaatGGCGAATTAATGGAAAGATACAGCAAATGTACTACTAGCGATGAAGTTCTTGAAACAGGCAAACAATGGATAGAAGAAAACACGAGAATTAAGGAAAATTAA